Genomic DNA from Comamonas resistens:
CAAGTTCACCGACCATGTATTCGGCGCCATGAAGGAAAAGGAAATCCTCCGTGTGGAAGGTCCGTTCGGCAGTTTCTTCCTGCGCGAGGACTCGGACAAACCCATTATTTTGCTGGCCTCGGGCACCGGCTTTGCACCCATCAAGGCGCTGATCGAGCATATGCGCCACAAGGGTATCAACCGTCCCGTCACGCTGTACTGGGGTGGTCGCCGCCCTTGCGACCTCTACCACGCCGACTGGATTGCCGAGCACACGGCCTCCATGCCCCAATTCAAGTACGTGCCGGTGGTTTCCGATGCCCTGGCCGAAGACGGCTGGACCGGTCGTACCGGTTTTGTGCACCAGGCAGTACTGGATGACTTTGCCGATCTGTCGGGCTATCAGGTCTATGCCTGCGGCGCGCCCATCGTGGTGGATTCTGCGCGCAGTGCTTATACCAGCCAGCGTGCGCTGCCCGAGGAAGAGTTCTACGCCGACGCCTTCACCTCCGAAGCGGACAAGTAAGCGGCTTGCTGCATCTACCCTGCGGATGAAAATGTCCGAACCTCAGGGTTTACGCGCAAAATTCCTGTTTGAATAACTACCTGCTCCGGCAGGGTTGCATTTTTTTGCACAATAGCCAGCCATGAACCGTAGAAACAGCCTTCTCTCGGTCATGGCGGCCGTCGCTGCCTTGGCCTCTCCCCTCTCCCAGGCCCAAGAACCCATCCGTCTGATCGTGCCCTACGCGCCCGGTGGCCCTCTGGACATCACCTCGCGCGCCCTGGCCGAGCGAGTGCGTGACTCTCTGGGCGTGGTCATCATCGACAACAAGGCGGGTGCCGGCGGCAATATCGGCGCCGACGCCATCGCCAAGGCCAACCCTGACGGCATGACCATTGGCTTGGCAGCGACTGCGACGCACGCCGTCAACCCTTGGCTCTATACCAAGATGCCCTATGACGCGGGCAAGGACTTTGCCGGCATCACCCAAATGGTGCGCGTGCCCAATGTGCTGGTGATGAATGCAGCCAAGGCCGAGCAACTCAAGATCCATAGCGTGGCCGATCTGGTCGCCTATGCCAAGAGCCATCCCGGCAAGCTCAACTACGGCAGCGGTGGCAATGGCTCCGCAGGCCACCTGGCAGGCGAGATGCTCAAGCAGAAGGCAGGCATTTTTGCGCTGCACGTGCCCTACCGTGGCGCCAACCCTGCACAGCTGGCTCTGCTGTCGGGCGAGGTCGATTTCAACATCGACAATCTGGCCGCAGCCGCCCCCAACATCAAGAGCGGCAAGCTGGTGGCCCTGGCGGTGACCTCGCTCAATGCGACGCCCCTGCTGCCCAATGTGCCACCGCTGTCCAAGACCTATCCCGGCTTTGCGATTGACACCTGGTGGGGCCTGGTTGCTCCTGCCGGCACGCCCAAGCCCGTACTGGACAAGCTGAGCAAGGCCTTTAACGAGGCCCTGCAAGCCCCTGAAACCAAGACCCGCTTCAATACCCTGATGGCCGAACCCGTGGGATCCACGCCTGCCGAATTCGACAAGTTCATGGCTGCGGAGCGAGCCAAGTACCAGCCCATCGTCAAAGCCTCCGGCGCCAAGGTGGACTGATAAAAGTAAGCAGGAAACCGGTGCCGGTCACTGGCTTCCTGCCTTTGCGCAGCCCAGCGCCTCGGCTTGCTGCGCGTTGATGTGCCAGAGTACCTGTCCATGGCTGGCCGTCACCTGCTCGGCCTGAGCCAGAAATGGAAAGTCCTTTGGCATTTCGCTGCGTCCAATCAGCCATGCCCCGCCATCCTGGCAAAGGCTGATGCCCACCGACTCCATGGGCAACAATGTGGCCTTGGCCAACACTGGATTGAACGCCGCCGCATCGAGCAACTCCGTACGCCAGTTGTCACGGTGACTCTGCCGCGCATTTTGCCAATCCTCCACAATCTTCACAGGTTGCTTCAACCGGGCATAAAAAGGCAGGTCGTACACATATTCCTTGAGCATATAGACCGGCTCCTGGGGCTTGATCTGCTGCTGCAAGACCAGGCTCAAAGGCTTGGCAGAGTAGCTCTGCTTGACGACTAACGCGCCAACCACGGCCAAACCAATGAGTGCGCTAGCCAGCACCGAAACACTCCACCACCAGCGCGCCCGTTCCGACTGGATGATTTCAAAGGCGAGATCCGCCATCAGCCAGGCCAAGGCAGGCACAGCGGGAATGATGTAACCGATCAGCTTGGACTGCGGTAAAGAAAAGAACAGAACAATGCAAATGACCGTCAGCCCCATCAACAGACGGACATCGGGCAACACTCCATCTGCAGCCCGCCAGTAGCTGCGGGAAAACGCTTTCTTGGTCCAAAACAGGCAAGGCAGACTGCAAACGGCAAGAGCTACCGGATAGAACCAGAACGGCTCGACATTGTTGAAGCCCCCGGACGCAAAGCGCTGGAAATGCTGCACTATGAAGAAGTAGTGCAAAAAACCATCAAACCTTTGCTGCATCAGCACAAACCAAGGAGCAGCAACCAGCAAAAACAGCAACAGGCCGGGCAACGAGATCAACGCCCACAGGCTGCGCCAGCGCCTGCGCACCAGCAGCCACAGAAAAATGACCATGGCTGGCAACACAAAACCAATCAGCCCCTTGGCCAGCACGCCCAACGCGGCCAGCAGATAGGCCAGAAGCAGTGACCTTCGATAGTCCTGGTTCGACTCGAAGCACAGCGCCGTATGGGCCAGGCACAGAATGGTTGCCGTGATACAGCCTGCGACCAGGGTATCCAGATTGGCAAACTGCGCCCCCAGAAAGAACAGTGGCTGCGCCAGCAGGACTGGCACCGTTCGCCCTGCCTTCTCTTCACCACACCAGCGCAAGGTAAAAAGGTATAGCGCATAGGCGCCCAGGACAGCGCCCACCAGAGATCCGGCTCTTGCAGCAAAAGCCGTGTGCCCGGTCAGGGCCAAGGCTGCACCTGAAGTCCAGTAGAACAATGGCGGTTTGTGAAAAAAAGGCAGACCGTTAAGCGTTGGCGTCAACCAGTCTCCAGTAGCCAGCATTTCCCAGGCCACCGATGCATAGCGGCCTTCATCGGGCAGCATCAAGGGTCTGATCCAGGCCG
This window encodes:
- a CDS encoding ArnT family glycosyltransferase, translating into MLPDEGRYASVAWEMLATGDWLTPTLNGLPFFHKPPLFYWTSGAALALTGHTAFAARAGSLVGAVLGAYALYLFTLRWCGEEKAGRTVPVLLAQPLFFLGAQFANLDTLVAGCITATILCLAHTALCFESNQDYRRSLLLAYLLAALGVLAKGLIGFVLPAMVIFLWLLVRRRWRSLWALISLPGLLLFLLVAAPWFVLMQQRFDGFLHYFFIVQHFQRFASGGFNNVEPFWFYPVALAVCSLPCLFWTKKAFSRSYWRAADGVLPDVRLLMGLTVICIVLFFSLPQSKLIGYIIPAVPALAWLMADLAFEIIQSERARWWWSVSVLASALIGLAVVGALVVKQSYSAKPLSLVLQQQIKPQEPVYMLKEYVYDLPFYARLKQPVKIVEDWQNARQSHRDNWRTELLDAAAFNPVLAKATLLPMESVGISLCQDGGAWLIGRSEMPKDFPFLAQAEQVTASHGQVLWHINAQQAEALGCAKAGSQ
- a CDS encoding Bug family tripartite tricarboxylate transporter substrate binding protein, whose amino-acid sequence is MNRRNSLLSVMAAVAALASPLSQAQEPIRLIVPYAPGGPLDITSRALAERVRDSLGVVIIDNKAGAGGNIGADAIAKANPDGMTIGLAATATHAVNPWLYTKMPYDAGKDFAGITQMVRVPNVLVMNAAKAEQLKIHSVADLVAYAKSHPGKLNYGSGGNGSAGHLAGEMLKQKAGIFALHVPYRGANPAQLALLSGEVDFNIDNLAAAAPNIKSGKLVALAVTSLNATPLLPNVPPLSKTYPGFAIDTWWGLVAPAGTPKPVLDKLSKAFNEALQAPETKTRFNTLMAEPVGSTPAEFDKFMAAERAKYQPIVKASGAKVD